In Bythopirellula goksoeyrii, a single window of DNA contains:
- a CDS encoding DnaA/Hda family protein: MQVDEVLRIDLPPADLGTGSPHGDSFAAGSGAELNCFVAGPENRLPIRALEHLLTAEPDGDNKKWQSPGWISPLMLIGPAGSGKTLLVQGIVRRWFPALGDEGVAYFTAIDFSRGLQTSRSEGTLPEFRELLRKLRLLVIEDLHKLPPSLTIQRELRDLLDRCEERDATVICTSRMAPTTQQQLEAGLRDRLSGSLMLWLNHPGAAARLELLKLVAVERETPIDDRQLRTLAESASGPACQIVRGLREWEIAVEVGSNPGEYRTGLSAKEVIAVVARYFGLTQAALKGPARRKTLVFARSIAVYLLRTLTSVSYAEIGRALGNRDHSTVMHAMTSIQQSLPSDCQTQKTLEDLRRILLAV; this comes from the coding sequence ATGCAGGTCGACGAAGTATTGCGAATCGATTTGCCGCCAGCTGATCTGGGGACAGGAAGCCCACATGGCGATTCCTTTGCAGCCGGTTCGGGCGCAGAGTTGAACTGCTTCGTCGCCGGTCCGGAGAATCGCTTGCCGATTCGGGCGTTGGAACATCTGCTCACCGCAGAGCCAGATGGCGACAACAAAAAATGGCAGTCCCCTGGCTGGATCTCTCCGCTGATGCTCATTGGGCCGGCGGGAAGTGGCAAGACTCTATTGGTCCAAGGCATCGTTCGTCGCTGGTTTCCTGCACTGGGCGACGAGGGTGTTGCGTACTTCACTGCCATCGATTTTTCACGTGGGCTACAAACCTCACGTAGCGAAGGGACGCTTCCTGAGTTCCGAGAGCTGCTGCGAAAGCTCCGACTTCTGGTGATCGAAGATCTGCACAAATTGCCTCCATCTCTGACTATCCAGCGAGAATTGCGTGATCTGCTGGATCGTTGTGAAGAGAGGGATGCGACCGTGATTTGCACTTCCCGGATGGCGCCGACAACCCAGCAGCAACTCGAAGCAGGCTTGCGCGATCGACTTAGCGGCTCGTTGATGCTATGGCTCAACCATCCTGGTGCTGCCGCCCGGCTCGAGCTATTGAAGCTGGTTGCCGTGGAACGAGAAACTCCGATCGACGACCGTCAGCTTCGTACCTTGGCAGAATCGGCCAGTGGACCCGCCTGCCAGATAGTGCGAGGCTTGCGGGAATGGGAAATTGCCGTGGAGGTTGGATCGAATCCCGGCGAATATAGGACTGGACTTTCAGCGAAAGAAGTCATTGCCGTGGTGGCACGTTACTTTGGTCTAACTCAAGCGGCATTGAAAGGCCCTGCACGACGGAAAACCCTGGTTTTTGCCCGTAGTATCGCGGTCTATCTGCTGCGTACGCTTACTTCAGTCAGTTACGCCGAGATCGGGCGAGCTTTGGGAAATCGCGATCACAGCACGGTTATGCATGCGATGACTTCGATCCAGCAGTCGTTGCCAAGTGATTGTCAGACACAGAAAACATTGGAGGACTTACGCCGAATCCTGCTCGCTGTTTGA
- the dnaN gene encoding DNA polymerase III subunit beta, whose amino-acid sequence MKISCDREQLLHAFQTVASVAPSRSPKPILQNVKLEASAEKVTLLATDLEVGIRHDVEGVDIQTSGDAVLSVARFGSILRESTDQTLHLECDSTGITIRGERSQFRLPAENPAEFPQVTKFEQESYYEVPARLLRELIRRTVFATDNESSRYALGGVKLEFEEAALTAIGTDGRRLAKMTGPVVKHGQPQDSDQTTIVPTRAMSLIERAVAPSDSEVQVAVKGNEFLVHSSRATISARLLEGRFPDWRKVFPEGGTSTGIELAVGATLSAVRQAAIVTSEESRGVDFTFGDGMLVLSGRAAEVGQSRIELPIGYDGQELTVTLDPRFATDFLKVLDAEKTFTFEAKDSESAAVCKTDDGYGYVIMPLSRDR is encoded by the coding sequence ATGAAAATATCTTGCGATCGCGAGCAACTGTTGCACGCTTTTCAGACTGTTGCTTCGGTGGCCCCGAGTCGGAGTCCCAAGCCAATTTTACAGAATGTCAAACTCGAAGCCTCGGCGGAAAAAGTAACGCTCCTGGCGACGGACCTGGAAGTCGGAATTCGGCATGATGTGGAGGGAGTTGATATTCAAACTTCAGGAGACGCTGTGTTATCGGTTGCACGGTTTGGATCCATTCTGCGTGAAAGCACGGATCAAACTTTGCACCTGGAATGCGATAGCACAGGTATCACGATCCGGGGTGAACGGAGCCAGTTTCGTCTGCCAGCTGAGAATCCCGCCGAGTTTCCACAGGTCACTAAGTTTGAGCAGGAGAGCTACTACGAAGTTCCCGCAAGGCTGTTGCGAGAATTGATTCGTCGCACGGTGTTCGCCACGGACAATGAGAGCAGCCGCTATGCATTGGGAGGCGTGAAGCTGGAATTCGAAGAGGCCGCGCTGACAGCCATTGGCACCGATGGCCGGCGACTCGCCAAGATGACTGGCCCTGTGGTGAAGCATGGCCAACCGCAGGACTCAGATCAGACGACGATTGTGCCAACCCGAGCGATGAGCCTCATCGAGCGAGCAGTGGCCCCCAGCGACAGCGAAGTGCAGGTGGCAGTGAAGGGCAACGAGTTCTTGGTACACAGTTCGCGAGCAACGATTTCTGCACGTCTATTGGAAGGACGTTTTCCGGATTGGAGAAAGGTATTTCCTGAAGGGGGAACCTCGACGGGAATTGAACTCGCCGTGGGGGCTACACTCTCGGCAGTGCGACAGGCAGCTATTGTTACCAGCGAGGAAAGTCGAGGTGTTGATTTCACCTTCGGTGATGGGATGCTCGTGCTATCGGGACGGGCTGCTGAAGTGGGCCAGTCGCGGATTGAGCTCCCCATTGGCTACGATGGACAGGAACTGACCGTAACTCTCGACCCGCGATTTGCGACCGATTTTCTGAAGGTACTCGACGCGGAGAAAACCTTTACATTTGAAGCGAAAGACTCAGAGAGTGCGGCTGTCTGCAAAACGGACGATGGCTACGGTTATGTGATCATGCCCCTTTCTCGAGATCGTTGA
- a CDS encoding DUF721 domain-containing protein, producing the protein MNQPETNAIANQGEDSQALGDAWKDFETRSTAERKRHYASSPRKIGSLLADLVRSRGYAQISVSEIQEKAWQTVVGTELATVTQFAKLSRGTMQVVVANSLVMQELTFRKEQLLAGLQTALPDAGVKQLRFKVGRVTHRSEP; encoded by the coding sequence ATGAATCAGCCAGAAACCAACGCGATTGCAAACCAAGGGGAGGACTCTCAAGCCCTCGGTGATGCCTGGAAAGATTTTGAAACGCGTAGCACCGCGGAGCGGAAGAGGCACTATGCGAGTAGCCCTCGGAAAATCGGTAGTTTACTTGCCGACTTGGTGAGGAGTCGAGGATACGCCCAGATTTCTGTGTCGGAGATTCAAGAGAAAGCCTGGCAAACAGTCGTGGGTACGGAACTCGCGACTGTCACTCAGTTCGCCAAATTAAGTCGGGGGACGATGCAGGTGGTGGTGGCCAATTCGCTGGTGATGCAGGAACTAACGTTCCGCAAGGAACAACTCTTGGCGGGTTTGCAAACGGCACTTCCGGATGCGGGGGTGAAGCAATTACGGTTCAAAGTAGGAAGAGTAACACACAGATCAGAACCCTAG
- a CDS encoding DNA gyrase subunit B codes for MSNEEPSQKKKANAEYSQSDLEHLSDLEHVRERPSMYIGDTSGRGLHHLVYEVVDNSIDEAMANYATEVRVFINPDGSVSVEDDGRGIPVEKHDQLSEQMDREVSTLEGVMTVLKFGGKFSKGAYQTSGGLHGVGVTVVNFLSEWCEVEVCREGHVYHQEYERGVPKGEVRRVGTSDRRGTKTTFKPDPQIFSVTKFVYTTLSKRLQELAFLNRGVKISITDMRTDESETFQYENGIEEFVVWLNRASEAVHQEVLYVEGETDGVTVEIALQYSGEYTENVHSYVNNITTTEGGTHLSGFRTALTRSLNAYGKKQNLFKDLVPSGEDVREGLTAVISVRVPHPQFEGQTKTKLGNSEVEGIVNSLFGDYLSKFLEENPKTAKQMILKVVLAAEARESARKARLLIRERKGALAGGGLPGKLRDCSSKDVDKCELYLVEGDSAGGSAEGGRLREYQAILPLRGKIINAYKSREDKVLANEEVRSMIAAVGIGIGEDQDLSKRRYGRIVIMTDADVDGSHIRTLLLTFFYRQMYELVAQGHVYVAQPPLFRVRKGKDVNYVQTDEEMKTQLLDLGLSDSVFDPGNGELVDGERMEKLCRTLAAMEESIVALERRGISLKAHAVRQDPDTLELPIFHVFLGLHEHWFNNRAALEAFVEEQEKATGKEMQLDVGTIPVEEVAETNGHAAPKLRIVELHEVRTINTLLKDLSELGFEIESLIPEDRTGLEGSRYMLRRGENETGLDDLRGLPAAIRAAGEKGLQITRFKGLGEMNAEELRETTLDPANRTLLQVRMEDAGSADELFRVLMGDNVEPRREFIQKHALDVKNLDV; via the coding sequence ATGTCAAACGAAGAACCTAGTCAAAAGAAAAAAGCCAACGCTGAATACAGCCAATCCGATCTCGAACATTTGAGCGATCTGGAGCATGTCCGCGAGCGGCCTAGCATGTACATCGGCGATACATCCGGTCGTGGTCTGCATCACCTCGTCTATGAGGTGGTAGACAATTCGATCGACGAAGCGATGGCCAACTACGCCACCGAAGTAAGAGTGTTTATCAATCCGGATGGTTCGGTCTCGGTGGAAGACGACGGCCGTGGAATTCCGGTAGAAAAGCACGACCAACTCTCCGAGCAAATGGATCGCGAGGTATCTACGCTCGAAGGGGTGATGACAGTACTGAAGTTTGGCGGGAAGTTCAGCAAGGGTGCCTACCAAACATCCGGCGGCTTGCATGGTGTTGGTGTGACGGTGGTCAACTTTCTCTCCGAATGGTGTGAGGTGGAAGTTTGTCGCGAGGGTCATGTCTACCATCAAGAGTACGAGCGAGGTGTGCCCAAGGGTGAGGTTCGCCGCGTGGGTACGAGTGATCGGCGTGGCACGAAGACGACGTTCAAGCCTGATCCGCAGATTTTCTCAGTTACGAAGTTTGTTTACACGACTTTATCGAAGCGTTTGCAGGAGTTGGCGTTTCTAAACCGAGGTGTGAAGATTTCGATCACCGATATGCGGACGGATGAATCGGAGACGTTTCAATACGAGAACGGAATCGAAGAGTTTGTCGTCTGGCTCAACCGGGCGAGCGAAGCGGTGCATCAAGAGGTTCTGTACGTCGAGGGTGAGACAGATGGTGTGACAGTAGAGATCGCCTTGCAGTATTCTGGAGAGTACACCGAGAACGTTCACTCCTATGTGAACAACATCACCACGACCGAAGGAGGTACGCATCTCTCCGGATTCCGCACGGCATTGACTCGTTCACTTAATGCCTACGGAAAGAAGCAAAACCTGTTCAAAGACTTAGTGCCGTCTGGAGAGGACGTTCGTGAAGGTCTCACGGCAGTGATTAGTGTTCGCGTGCCGCATCCACAGTTCGAGGGACAGACCAAAACCAAGCTGGGTAATAGCGAGGTCGAGGGAATCGTCAATTCCTTGTTTGGGGACTACCTGAGTAAGTTCTTAGAAGAAAATCCTAAGACGGCCAAACAGATGATTCTCAAAGTCGTTTTGGCGGCTGAGGCCCGCGAGAGTGCCCGCAAGGCGCGGTTGCTGATCCGCGAGCGCAAAGGGGCGCTTGCCGGCGGCGGGCTCCCCGGAAAGCTACGCGATTGTTCTAGCAAAGACGTCGACAAATGCGAACTGTACCTGGTGGAAGGTGACTCGGCGGGTGGTAGCGCGGAAGGGGGTCGGCTACGTGAGTACCAGGCGATTCTGCCTCTTCGTGGTAAAATCATCAACGCCTACAAGAGCCGTGAAGACAAGGTGCTCGCCAACGAAGAAGTCCGTAGCATGATTGCTGCCGTGGGAATCGGCATTGGCGAGGACCAGGATCTGAGCAAGCGTCGCTACGGTCGTATCGTAATCATGACCGATGCCGACGTGGACGGTTCACATATCCGTACGCTGCTGCTCACGTTCTTTTATCGCCAGATGTACGAGCTGGTGGCCCAGGGTCATGTGTACGTCGCTCAGCCACCCTTGTTCCGCGTGCGCAAGGGGAAGGATGTGAACTATGTGCAAACCGACGAAGAAATGAAGACGCAGCTTTTAGATCTGGGGTTGAGCGATAGCGTCTTCGATCCAGGCAACGGCGAACTGGTCGATGGAGAGCGGATGGAGAAACTCTGCCGTACGCTTGCTGCGATGGAGGAATCGATCGTCGCCCTGGAGCGACGCGGGATTAGCCTCAAGGCCCATGCGGTGCGGCAGGATCCCGACACACTGGAGCTCCCCATCTTTCATGTGTTTCTTGGTCTCCATGAACATTGGTTCAATAATCGTGCAGCATTGGAGGCCTTTGTCGAAGAGCAGGAAAAGGCCACCGGCAAAGAGATGCAACTGGATGTGGGAACAATCCCTGTCGAGGAAGTTGCGGAAACCAATGGCCATGCCGCTCCAAAGTTGCGAATCGTCGAACTTCATGAGGTGCGTACGATCAACACGTTGCTCAAGGATCTCTCGGAACTCGGGTTTGAGATCGAATCGCTGATACCCGAAGATCGAACCGGCCTGGAGGGTTCTCGCTACATGCTCCGTCGTGGCGAAAACGAAACCGGTTTGGACGATCTCCGCGGTCTGCCGGCTGCCATTCGGGCAGCGGGAGAAAAGGGTTTGCAAATCACTCGCTTTAAGGGCTTGGGTGAAATGAACGCCGAAGAACTCCGCGAAACGACACTCGACCCCGCCAATCGCACCTTATTGCAGGTGAGAATGGAAGACGCCGGCAGCGCCGACGAGTTGTTCCGCGTGCTAATGGGCGACAACGTAGAGCCCCGCCGCGAGTTCATCCAGAAGCATGCGTTGGATGTGAAGAATTTGGATGTGTAA
- a CDS encoding DUF433 domain-containing protein has product MNWQDRIEIAPNVLTGKPIIKGTRIAVEFVVDLLARGWSQEDILEEYDHLTSEDIQACLAYASSVLQSERVYLTPD; this is encoded by the coding sequence ATGAATTGGCAAGATAGAATCGAGATAGCTCCTAATGTTCTCACGGGTAAACCGATCATTAAAGGAACAAGAATCGCCGTTGAGTTCGTAGTCGATCTGCTGGCTCGTGGTTGGTCTCAAGAAGACATCTTGGAAGAGTATGATCATCTCACTTCAGAGGATATACAGGCGTGTCTTGCTTACGCCAGTAGCGTTCTGCAATCTGAGCGGGTGTATCTCACCCCTGACTGA
- a CDS encoding DUF5615 family PIN-like protein codes for MKFSLNENVSGSVIRRLREAGHDVLAAKESMQGESDTEILIRAQTEGRIVVVVSVKMRTFVFRV; via the coding sequence ATGAAGTTTTCACTTAATGAGAATGTTTCAGGATCCGTGATTCGAAGACTGCGGGAGGCAGGTCATGACGTGTTGGCAGCCAAAGAATCCATGCAGGGTGAGTCGGATACAGAAATCTTAATTCGTGCTCAAACTGAAGGGAGAATTGTAGTGGTAGTGTCCGTCAAGATGCGCACATTTGTTTTTAGGGTTTAG